Proteins co-encoded in one Amaranthus tricolor cultivar Red isolate AtriRed21 chromosome 7, ASM2621246v1, whole genome shotgun sequence genomic window:
- the LOC130818348 gene encoding transcription initiation factor TFIID subunit 6-like isoform X2, translated as MSIVQKETIEVIAQSIGITNLSPDVASTLAPDVEYRVREIMQEAIKCMRHSKRTILTADDVDAALRFRNVEPIYGFASNDPLRFKRAAGHKDLFYVNDVDLDLKDVTEAPLPRAPLDTSISVHWLAIEGVQPAIPENPPPSMEALAPLSDGKKLEYKEEAIPIDIKFPVKHVLSKELQLYFDKVLELTTRNSDTLLFKKALRSLATDPGLHPLVPYFACFIADEVSRNLRKLSLLFGLMHLVCSLLQNPHIHIEPYVHQLMPSVITCMVTKRLGNRYSDNHWELRNFAANLVARICQRFGHVYHNLQPRITRTLLHVFLDPKKTWPQHYGAIQGLAALGPSVVRMLILPNLEPYMQLLVPEMQLEGQKNEIKRQEAWQVYGALLFASGKCMHDLLKKFPSLPLPLAKPFLKSNMKIAAMRPNKRKASMDNLLQQPPFKKLSSDGSMGVMPTNSMQGVGGGFTSGAVTGSDAGFSNINQQLQNENVSGSNVKREKIDVQAQKASALALAWKEETDGGRLSSSLFEHFGLSMFSFIPSPELSSFL; from the exons ATGAGTATAGTGCAAAAAGAGACAATTGAGGTGATTGCTCAAAGTATTGGAATCACTAATTTATCCCCAGATGTTGCTTCTACTCTTGCTCCAGATGTTGAGTATCGTGTCCGGGAAATTATGCag gaGGCCATCAAATGCATGCGGCATTCCAAGCGTACGATTCTGACAGCAGATGATGTTGATGCTGCTCTCAGGTTTAGAAATGTTGAG CCCATCTATGGTTTTGCATCCAATGATCCTTTGCGTTTTAAGAGAGCGGCTGGACATAAGGATTTGTTCTATGTTAATGATGTTGATCTAGATTTAAAAGAT GTTACTGAAGCACCTTTGCCCAGAGCTCCCCTGGATACCTCTATTTCTGTGCATTGGCTGGCTATTGAAGGTGTACAGCCTGCCATTCCTGAGAATCCTCCACCTTCAATGGAAG CTCTTGCACCATTGTCCGACGGCAAGAAATTAGAGTACAAAGAAGAAGCAATTCCTATTGACATTAAGTTTCCTGTCAAACATGTCTTGTCTAAAGAGCTTCAG CTTTATTTTGACAAAGTTCTTGAGCTTACTACACGGAATTCTGACACCCTCCTCTTCAAAAAAGCTTTGCGAAGCTTAGCTACCGATCCAGGACTTCATCCTCTTGTACCTTATTTCGCTTGCTTCATTGCTGATGAG GTTTCTCGGAATTTGCGTAAACTAAGTCTTCTCTTTGGGCTAATGCATCTTGTTTGCAGCCTTTTACAAAATCCACACATACATATAGAACCTTAT GTACATCAGCTTATGCCATCTGTCATTACCTGTATGGTAACGAAGAGGCTAGGGAACAGATATTCTGATAATCATTGGGAGCTGAGAAACTTTGCTGCAAACCTAGTTGCCAGAATATGCCAAAG ATTTGGGCATGTTTATCATAACCTCCAGCCTCGAATCACCAGGACACTGCTCCATGTTTTTTTGGACCCAAAGAAGACATGGCCCCAACATTATGGTGCTATTCAAGGGCTTGCTGCTCTTGGACCTAGTGTG GTTCGTATGCTCATCCTACCAAACCTAGAGCCATATATGCAGCTCTTGGTACCAGAAATGCAACTAGAAGGTCAGAAGAATGAGATCAAAAGGCAAGAAGCTTGGCAGGTTTACGGTGCTTTGTTG TTTGCTTCTGGCAAATGCATGCATGATCTGTTAAAGAAATTTCCTAGCTTACCGCTTCCTTTAGCGAAACCCTTCTTGAAGTCTAATATGAAGATTGCTGCAATGCGACCAA ACAAACGAAAAGCTAGCATGGACAACCTTCTACAACAGCCACCATTTAAGAAGTTATCTAGTGATGGTTCGATGGGTGTAATGCCGACAAACTCCATGCAAGGGGTTGGCGGAGGATTTACGAGTGGTGCTGTTACTGGATCTGATGCTGGTTTTTCAAATATTAACCAACAATTGCAAAATGAAAACGTCTCTGGAAGTAATGTAAAAAGGGAGAAAATAGACGTTCAAGCTCAAAAGGCTTCGGCTCTTGCTCTGGCTTGGAAGGAAGAGACGGATGGTGGCCGTTTATCGTCCTCGCTCTTTGAACATTTTGGTCTTAGCATGTTTTCCTTCATTCCATCTCCTGAACTGTCCTCTTTTTTGTAG
- the LOC130818348 gene encoding transcription initiation factor TFIID subunit 6-like isoform X1, producing the protein MSIVQKETIEVIAQSIGITNLSPDVASTLAPDVEYRVREIMQEAIKCMRHSKRTILTADDVDAALRFRNVEPIYGFASNDPLRFKRAAGHKDLFYVNDVDLDLKDVTEAPLPRAPLDTSISVHWLAIEGVQPAIPENPPPSMEALAPLSDGKKLEYKEEAIPIDIKFPVKHVLSKELQLYFDKVLELTTRNSDTLLFKKALRSLATDPGLHPLVPYFACFIADELQVSRNLRKLSLLFGLMHLVCSLLQNPHIHIEPYVHQLMPSVITCMVTKRLGNRYSDNHWELRNFAANLVARICQRFGHVYHNLQPRITRTLLHVFLDPKKTWPQHYGAIQGLAALGPSVVRMLILPNLEPYMQLLVPEMQLEGQKNEIKRQEAWQVYGALLFASGKCMHDLLKKFPSLPLPLAKPFLKSNMKIAAMRPNKRKASMDNLLQQPPFKKLSSDGSMGVMPTNSMQGVGGGFTSGAVTGSDAGFSNINQQLQNENVSGSNVKREKIDVQAQKASALALAWKEETDGGRLSSSLFEHFGLSMFSFIPSPELSSFL; encoded by the exons ATGAGTATAGTGCAAAAAGAGACAATTGAGGTGATTGCTCAAAGTATTGGAATCACTAATTTATCCCCAGATGTTGCTTCTACTCTTGCTCCAGATGTTGAGTATCGTGTCCGGGAAATTATGCag gaGGCCATCAAATGCATGCGGCATTCCAAGCGTACGATTCTGACAGCAGATGATGTTGATGCTGCTCTCAGGTTTAGAAATGTTGAG CCCATCTATGGTTTTGCATCCAATGATCCTTTGCGTTTTAAGAGAGCGGCTGGACATAAGGATTTGTTCTATGTTAATGATGTTGATCTAGATTTAAAAGAT GTTACTGAAGCACCTTTGCCCAGAGCTCCCCTGGATACCTCTATTTCTGTGCATTGGCTGGCTATTGAAGGTGTACAGCCTGCCATTCCTGAGAATCCTCCACCTTCAATGGAAG CTCTTGCACCATTGTCCGACGGCAAGAAATTAGAGTACAAAGAAGAAGCAATTCCTATTGACATTAAGTTTCCTGTCAAACATGTCTTGTCTAAAGAGCTTCAG CTTTATTTTGACAAAGTTCTTGAGCTTACTACACGGAATTCTGACACCCTCCTCTTCAAAAAAGCTTTGCGAAGCTTAGCTACCGATCCAGGACTTCATCCTCTTGTACCTTATTTCGCTTGCTTCATTGCTGATGAG TTACAGGTTTCTCGGAATTTGCGTAAACTAAGTCTTCTCTTTGGGCTAATGCATCTTGTTTGCAGCCTTTTACAAAATCCACACATACATATAGAACCTTAT GTACATCAGCTTATGCCATCTGTCATTACCTGTATGGTAACGAAGAGGCTAGGGAACAGATATTCTGATAATCATTGGGAGCTGAGAAACTTTGCTGCAAACCTAGTTGCCAGAATATGCCAAAG ATTTGGGCATGTTTATCATAACCTCCAGCCTCGAATCACCAGGACACTGCTCCATGTTTTTTTGGACCCAAAGAAGACATGGCCCCAACATTATGGTGCTATTCAAGGGCTTGCTGCTCTTGGACCTAGTGTG GTTCGTATGCTCATCCTACCAAACCTAGAGCCATATATGCAGCTCTTGGTACCAGAAATGCAACTAGAAGGTCAGAAGAATGAGATCAAAAGGCAAGAAGCTTGGCAGGTTTACGGTGCTTTGTTG TTTGCTTCTGGCAAATGCATGCATGATCTGTTAAAGAAATTTCCTAGCTTACCGCTTCCTTTAGCGAAACCCTTCTTGAAGTCTAATATGAAGATTGCTGCAATGCGACCAA ACAAACGAAAAGCTAGCATGGACAACCTTCTACAACAGCCACCATTTAAGAAGTTATCTAGTGATGGTTCGATGGGTGTAATGCCGACAAACTCCATGCAAGGGGTTGGCGGAGGATTTACGAGTGGTGCTGTTACTGGATCTGATGCTGGTTTTTCAAATATTAACCAACAATTGCAAAATGAAAACGTCTCTGGAAGTAATGTAAAAAGGGAGAAAATAGACGTTCAAGCTCAAAAGGCTTCGGCTCTTGCTCTGGCTTGGAAGGAAGAGACGGATGGTGGCCGTTTATCGTCCTCGCTCTTTGAACATTTTGGTCTTAGCATGTTTTCCTTCATTCCATCTCCTGAACTGTCCTCTTTTTTGTAG
- the LOC130818350 gene encoding cell division protein FtsZ homolog 1, chloroplastic-like has protein sequence MAAFGVTNANKLVYSPPISKPFHNKKSFDFNPRKSCLPKSIRRRNGQHCSGISVSCSLIPLETAKIKVVGVGGGGNNAVNRMIGSGLQGVDFYAINTDAQALLQSAAENPIQIGEVLTRGLGTGGNPSLGEQAAQESKEVIANGLLGSDLVFVTAGMGGGTGSGAAPVIAQISKDAGYLTVGVVTYPFSFEGRKRSLQALEAIEKLQSNVDTLIVIPNDRLLDIADEQTPLQNAFQLADDVLRQGVQGISDIITIPGLVNVDFADVKAVMKDSGTAMLGVGVSSSKNRAEEAAEQATLAPLIGSSIQSATGVVYNITGGKDITLQEVNRVSQVVTSLADPSANIIFGAVVDDRYNGEIHVTIVATGFSQSFQKTLLTDPKASKLFDKVTQESRGPSNVLSKSSPISPNSVPPRQPPRKLFF, from the exons ATGGCAGCTTTTGGAGTGACAAATGCAAATAAGTTGGTATACTCTCCTCCAATTTCAAAGCCATTTCACAACAAgaaaagtttcgattttaatccAAGAAAATCGTGTTTACCCAAATcaataagaagaagaaatgGACAGCATTGTTCAGGGATTTCTGTTTCTTGCTCATTAATTCCATTGGAAACTGCTAAGATTAAGGTTGTGGGTGTTGGTGGTGGTGGTAACAATGCTGTTAACCGCATGATTGGTAGTGGTTTGCAG GGTGTTGATTTTTATGCCATTAACACAGATGCTCAGGCGTTATTGCAATCAGCTGCTGAAAACCCAATTCAAATTGGAGAGGTTTTGACTCGTGGGTTAG GTACCGGTGGAAATCCATCTCTTGGAGAGCAGGCTGCACAAGAATCAAAAGAAGTTATTGCAAATGGACTATTGGGATCCGACCTAGTGTTTGTAACAGCAGGAATGGGTGGCGGCACTGGGTCAGGTGCTGCTCCGGTCATTGCTCAAATATCCAAGGATGCGGGTTACCTCACTGTGGGTGTTGTTACTTATCCTTTCAGCTTTGAGGGCCGCAAAAGGTCATTGCAG GCACTGGAAGCCATAGAGAAACTGCAAAGTAATGTTGATACTCTCATTGTGATACCAAATGACCGTCTTCTAGACATTGCTGATGAACAAACTCCTCTTCAAAACGCTTTTCAGCTGGCTGATGATGTTCTCCGCCAGGGTGTTCAAGGAATTTCAGACATAATCACG ATTCCCGGACTTGTAAACGTGGATTTTGCTGATGTCAAGGCAGTCATGAAGGATTCCGGAACAGCAATGCTTGGAGTGGGTGTTTCGTCTAGTAAAAATCGTGCAGAAGAAGCAGCTGAGCAAGCAACTCTGGCACCACTTATTGGATCATCGATACAATCTGCTACGGGTGTTGTATACAATATAACCGGAGGAAAGGATATAACTTTACAGGAGGTTAACAGAGTATCTCAG GTGGTTACGAGTTTGGCGGATCCTTCGGCTAATATAATATTTGGGGCTGTTGTGGATGATCGCTACAACGGAGAGATTCATGTGACAATTGTTGCTACAGGCTTCTCTCAGTCGTTTCAGAAGACACTACTAACAGATCCCAAAGCGTCAAAGCTTTTCGACAAAGTAACCCAGGAAAGCAGAGGACCTTCTAATGTTCTTTCCAAGTCATCCCCGATCTCCCCCAACTCTGTACCACCACGACAACCTCCTAGAAAGCTgttcttttaa